A genomic segment from Pollutimonas thiosulfatoxidans encodes:
- a CDS encoding ABC transporter substrate-binding protein: MLFRRTALAFAITCALSAPAFAGVEEAQKWIDNEFQPSTLTKDQQLEEMKWFIEAAKQLKEQGVNEISVVSETITTHEYEAKTLAKAFAEITGITVHHDLIQEGDVVEKLQTSMQSGRSIYDGWISDSDLIGTHYRYGVMLSLTDYMNGEGKQWTSPTLDVKDFIGTSFTTAPDGKLYQLPDQQFANLYWFRADLFNRDDLKEQFKAKYGYDLGVPVNWTAYEDIANFFTNDVKTLDGKPIYGHMDYGKKDPSLGWRFTDAWLSMAGTADKGTPNGMPVDEWGIRVADDKCTPVGASVSRGGATNSPAAVYALTKYIDWMKQYAPREAQGMTFSESGPVPAQGHIAQQIFWYTAFTADMTKQGLPVVNEDGTPKWRMAPAPHGPYWKDGMQNGYQDVGSWSFFKDHDPKKVAAAWLYAQFVTAKTTSLKKSIVGLTFIRDSDIHSDYFTKNADKYGGLVEFYRSPARVAWTPTGTNVPDYPKLAQLWWKNVATAITGETTPQQAMDNLAKEMDAIMARLERAGMTRCAPKLNPESDPSKWLSDEHAPWKKLANESPKGETVAYDALLNAWKEGKVR; encoded by the coding sequence ATGTTATTTCGTCGTACTGCATTGGCATTTGCCATCACATGTGCGCTGTCGGCGCCGGCTTTCGCCGGCGTGGAAGAAGCGCAGAAATGGATAGATAACGAGTTCCAGCCGTCCACCCTGACCAAGGACCAGCAACTGGAGGAAATGAAGTGGTTTATCGAGGCCGCCAAGCAGCTCAAAGAGCAGGGCGTCAACGAGATCTCGGTGGTTTCCGAAACCATCACCACGCATGAGTACGAAGCCAAGACTCTGGCCAAGGCCTTCGCAGAAATTACCGGGATTACGGTGCATCACGACCTGATCCAGGAAGGCGACGTGGTCGAGAAGCTGCAAACTTCCATGCAGTCGGGCCGCTCGATCTACGACGGCTGGATTTCGGACTCCGACCTGATCGGTACCCATTACCGCTATGGCGTCATGCTGTCGTTGACCGACTACATGAACGGCGAGGGCAAGCAGTGGACCAGCCCCACGCTGGACGTCAAGGACTTCATCGGCACCTCGTTTACGACGGCGCCGGACGGCAAGCTGTATCAGTTGCCCGACCAGCAGTTCGCCAACCTGTACTGGTTCCGTGCCGACCTGTTCAACCGCGACGACCTGAAAGAGCAGTTCAAGGCCAAGTACGGCTACGATCTGGGTGTGCCGGTCAACTGGACCGCGTACGAGGACATCGCCAACTTCTTCACCAACGACGTCAAGACGCTGGACGGCAAGCCCATCTACGGGCATATGGACTACGGTAAGAAAGACCCCTCTTTGGGATGGCGCTTCACCGATGCCTGGTTGTCCATGGCAGGCACGGCCGACAAGGGCACGCCCAATGGCATGCCGGTCGACGAATGGGGTATACGGGTTGCCGACGACAAATGCACGCCTGTGGGGGCCTCGGTGTCGCGCGGCGGGGCCACCAATTCGCCAGCGGCCGTATACGCCCTGACCAAGTACATCGACTGGATGAAGCAGTACGCGCCCCGGGAAGCGCAGGGCATGACCTTCAGCGAGTCCGGGCCCGTGCCAGCTCAGGGCCACATCGCCCAGCAGATCTTCTGGTACACGGCTTTCACGGCTGACATGACCAAGCAGGGCTTGCCGGTGGTTAACGAGGACGGCACACCAAAATGGCGCATGGCGCCGGCGCCACATGGCCCTTACTGGAAGGACGGCATGCAAAATGGCTATCAGGACGTGGGCTCCTGGAGCTTCTTCAAGGACCACGACCCCAAGAAGGTCGCGGCGGCGTGGCTGTATGCGCAATTCGTAACGGCCAAGACCACGTCCTTGAAGAAATCCATTGTGGGGCTGACCTTCATACGCGATAGCGACATCCATAGCGACTACTTCACCAAGAATGCCGACAAATACGGTGGCCTGGTCGAGTTCTATCGCAGCCCGGCGCGGGTGGCATGGACGCCTACAGGCACCAACGTGCCCGACTACCCCAAGCTGGCACAACTATGGTGGAAAAACGTTGCCACAGCCATTACGGGCGAAACCACACCGCAACAGGCCATGGACAACCTCGCCAAAGAGATGGACGCCATCATGGCACGGCTGGAGCGTGCTGGCATGACCCGATGCGCGCCCAAGCTCAACCCGGAAAGCGATCCTTCCAAATGGCTGAGCGACGAGCATGCTCCCTGGAAAAAACTGGCCAACGAAAGCCCCAAGGGGGAAACCGTGGCGTATGACGCGCTATTGAACGCGTGGAAGGAAGGCAAAGTGCGCTAA
- a CDS encoding glycerol-3-phosphate dehydrogenase/oxidase — MTTPASPQPSDRSKLLAALGGLGKVDVAIIGGGATGLGVALDAATRGLSVVLLESHDFAKGTSSRATKLVHGGVRYLAQGNIALVREALHERSNLLHNAPHLARPLPFVMPSYKCWETPFYGIGLKAYDALAGKAGLGPTEFLGSRQAQRCIPGVKTAGLKGGVKYWDGQFDDARLAMALARTAAEQGALLLNYCPVTDLIHEDGKVAGLRCSDTETGAQYTVQARCVVNATGVWVDGIREKDGTATGRKTQPMVAPSQGVHLVVDSDFFPGDHAMLVPKTQDGRVLFAVPWLGKVILGTTDTPRHDLSLEPEAFAEEVNFILGEAAKYLQRAPTRNDVRSIWVGLRPLVRPPRNEGDKTQQISREHTVLVSPSGLVTVTGGKWTTYRAMAEDVLEKCVAGGLLDRLPPAETADFMLVGASETSVRASITAQPGLDAYGTEADIVRAMPGNDTELTPGLTVGMLRFAARYEYARCVEDVLARRSRLLFLDAGLAARLAPAVAAVLLEETGMDPRLSEFLALADHYQAVPG; from the coding sequence ATGACTACTCCTGCATCTCCACAGCCGTCCGATCGGTCGAAGTTATTGGCCGCGCTCGGCGGCCTGGGCAAGGTCGATGTGGCCATCATCGGTGGCGGCGCCACTGGCCTGGGCGTAGCCCTGGATGCCGCGACGCGCGGGCTATCGGTGGTGTTGCTCGAATCCCATGATTTCGCCAAGGGCACCTCGTCCCGGGCCACCAAGCTGGTTCATGGCGGTGTGCGCTACCTGGCTCAGGGAAACATCGCGCTGGTGCGCGAAGCGCTGCACGAACGCTCCAACCTATTGCATAACGCGCCGCACTTGGCGCGACCCCTGCCTTTTGTGATGCCCAGCTACAAATGCTGGGAAACGCCGTTCTACGGCATCGGCCTGAAAGCCTATGATGCCCTGGCCGGTAAGGCCGGCCTGGGCCCTACCGAGTTCCTGGGCAGCCGCCAGGCGCAACGATGCATACCCGGCGTCAAGACCGCCGGCCTTAAAGGCGGCGTCAAGTATTGGGATGGCCAGTTTGACGATGCGCGGCTGGCCATGGCGCTGGCGCGCACGGCAGCGGAGCAGGGCGCCTTGCTGCTCAACTATTGCCCGGTTACGGATTTGATTCATGAAGACGGCAAGGTGGCCGGCTTGCGCTGTAGCGATACCGAAACCGGCGCCCAGTACACCGTGCAGGCGCGCTGCGTGGTCAATGCCACCGGCGTCTGGGTAGACGGCATACGCGAGAAAGACGGTACGGCCACCGGCCGCAAGACCCAGCCCATGGTGGCGCCCAGCCAAGGGGTGCACCTGGTGGTTGACAGCGATTTCTTTCCGGGTGACCACGCCATGCTGGTTCCCAAGACGCAGGATGGCCGTGTCCTGTTTGCCGTGCCCTGGTTGGGCAAGGTAATACTTGGTACCACCGACACGCCGCGCCACGACTTGTCCCTCGAACCGGAAGCTTTCGCTGAAGAAGTTAACTTCATACTGGGTGAGGCGGCGAAGTATTTGCAGCGGGCACCTACCCGCAACGACGTGCGCAGCATTTGGGTCGGCTTGCGACCGTTGGTCCGGCCGCCGCGCAACGAAGGCGACAAGACTCAGCAGATCAGCCGTGAACATACGGTGTTGGTAAGTCCTAGCGGTTTAGTGACGGTTACCGGTGGAAAATGGACCACTTACCGGGCGATGGCCGAAGATGTCCTGGAAAAGTGTGTTGCCGGCGGTTTGCTGGACCGCCTGCCACCCGCCGAAACGGCTGACTTCATGCTGGTCGGCGCCTCGGAAACCTCCGTGCGAGCCTCCATCACGGCACAGCCCGGCCTGGACGCCTATGGCACCGAGGCCGATATCGTAAGGGCCATGCCTGGAAACGATACCGAGCTTACGCCCGGTTTGACGGTCGGCATGCTGCGATTTGCCGCGCGTTACGAATATGCCCGTTGCGTCGAAGACGTGCTGGCGCGGCGCTCGCGCTTGCTGTTCCTGGATGCCGGGCTGGCGGCCCGGTTGGCGCCGGCGGTTGCGGCCGTTTTGCTGGAGGAAACGGGCATGGACCCCCGGTTGTCCGAATTTCTGGCCCTGGCTGACCACTATCAGGCGGTGCCCGGCTGA
- the cheA gene encoding chemotaxis protein CheA, which produces MSAGVDLSQFFETFFDEADELLSDMEQSLLELDIDQPDIDQLNAIFRAAHSIKGGAGTFGCFGHLADTTHLLENLLDAIRRGEMPLRKDMIDLFLETKDVLTEQVAAYRNSQDPDVDAYERICAQLRELALEQSGDAPAEPQVAQPVTAPAPAQPEPPVAAVDPAPVAAPAATGPLCVRLKRLNAKDAEALAAEMALLGQVLHQEPGADSLSIWLDTTATADDLQAVCCFIVSEDQVQITHEPVPATASAPASSQPVQPAEPVQAPAAEVPAAPAPVAAAPEPTPAPAKAAAAAKTESKGAASASNSTIRVGVEKVDQIINLVGELVITQAMLVQRSSSLDPVLHDRLLNGIEQLERNARDLQEAVMSIRMMPMDYVFSRFPRVVRENASKMGKSIKLTTHGQATELDKSLIERIIDPLTHLVRNSIDHGIETPEARIAAGKNPEGNMVLSAQHHGGQIVIEVSDDGAGLNRDRILKKALAQGMAVTENTPDEELWQLIFAPGFSTAEKVTDISGRGVGMDVVRRNIQAMGGHIQLSSRTGQGTTTRIILPLTLAILDGMSVRVGAETFILPLSHVTESMQPSRDQIRSISETEHVLHVRGEYLPLVALHSVFSVDEAETDITRSIAVILQAEDVRFALLVDHLIGQHQVVVKNLESNYRKIPGVSAATILGDGSVALIVDVFALMRVTRERATI; this is translated from the coding sequence ATGAGTGCGGGCGTCGACCTCAGTCAGTTTTTTGAAACCTTCTTCGATGAGGCGGATGAACTGCTGTCTGACATGGAGCAATCCTTGCTGGAACTGGACATCGATCAGCCGGATATCGATCAACTGAACGCCATCTTCCGTGCCGCGCACTCCATCAAGGGCGGCGCCGGAACCTTCGGCTGTTTTGGCCATCTGGCCGACACCACCCATTTGCTTGAAAACCTGCTGGATGCCATCAGACGCGGCGAGATGCCCCTGCGCAAAGACATGATAGATCTCTTCTTGGAAACCAAAGATGTGTTAACAGAGCAAGTCGCCGCTTACCGCAATTCGCAGGACCCTGATGTAGATGCCTACGAGCGCATTTGCGCGCAATTGCGCGAACTGGCGCTCGAGCAGTCGGGCGATGCCCCCGCCGAGCCGCAAGTTGCCCAGCCCGTCACCGCCCCCGCGCCGGCTCAGCCCGAGCCGCCCGTGGCCGCCGTCGACCCGGCCCCAGTCGCGGCCCCGGCAGCCACCGGACCCTTATGCGTACGCTTGAAACGCCTGAATGCCAAGGACGCTGAGGCGTTGGCGGCTGAAATGGCATTGCTGGGTCAGGTGCTGCATCAAGAGCCCGGTGCCGACAGCCTGAGCATCTGGCTGGACACCACCGCCACCGCCGATGATCTGCAAGCCGTTTGCTGCTTCATTGTCAGCGAGGACCAAGTACAAATTACCCACGAGCCGGTGCCCGCGACGGCATCGGCCCCGGCCAGTTCACAGCCGGTTCAGCCCGCTGAGCCCGTCCAGGCTCCCGCGGCAGAAGTGCCGGCAGCGCCAGCACCTGTTGCCGCCGCACCGGAACCAACCCCCGCTCCGGCAAAGGCCGCTGCCGCGGCGAAGACAGAATCGAAGGGCGCCGCCTCAGCGTCCAACAGCACCATCCGCGTGGGCGTGGAAAAGGTCGACCAGATTATTAACCTGGTTGGCGAATTGGTTATTACCCAAGCCATGCTGGTGCAGCGCTCGTCCAGCCTGGATCCGGTCCTGCATGATCGTTTGCTGAACGGCATCGAGCAACTGGAACGCAATGCCCGCGACCTGCAGGAAGCGGTCATGTCCATCCGCATGATGCCCATGGATTATGTGTTCAGCCGTTTCCCCCGTGTTGTGCGCGAGAACGCCAGCAAGATGGGCAAGAGCATCAAGCTCACCACCCATGGCCAGGCCACCGAACTGGACAAGAGCCTGATCGAACGCATTATCGATCCGCTGACCCACCTGGTTCGCAACAGTATCGACCACGGCATCGAAACGCCCGAGGCCCGCATTGCCGCCGGCAAGAATCCGGAAGGCAATATGGTGCTGTCGGCACAACATCATGGCGGCCAGATCGTTATTGAAGTGTCGGATGACGGCGCCGGTCTGAATCGCGATCGCATTCTCAAGAAGGCCTTGGCGCAAGGCATGGCCGTTACCGAGAACACGCCGGACGAAGAACTCTGGCAACTGATTTTCGCGCCCGGCTTCTCGACCGCCGAAAAAGTCACCGACATTTCAGGTCGCGGCGTGGGCATGGACGTCGTGCGGCGAAATATCCAGGCCATGGGCGGGCATATACAGCTTTCGTCGCGCACGGGCCAGGGCACCACAACCCGGATCATCCTGCCGCTTACGCTGGCCATACTGGATGGTATGTCGGTCAGGGTAGGGGCCGAAACCTTCATCCTGCCGCTTAGCCACGTTACGGAGTCCATGCAGCCGTCTCGCGACCAGATACGCAGCATCTCCGAGACCGAGCATGTGCTCCATGTGCGTGGCGAGTACTTGCCGTTGGTGGCCTTGCACAGCGTCTTCTCGGTCGATGAGGCCGAAACCGACATCACCCGGTCCATTGCCGTCATCCTGCAGGCCGAGGACGTTCGCTTTGCCTTGCTGGTTGACCATCTTATTGGCCAGCATCAGGTCGTTGTCAAAAACCTTGAATCCAATTACAGGAAAATTCCTGGGGTCTCCGCTGCCACCATCCTGGGCGATGGCAGCGTTGCGCTGATTGTCGATGTCTTTGCGCTGATGCGCGTGACACGCGAACGAGCCACGATATAA
- a CDS encoding C40 family peptidase → MKLHIIGIFVDKCSQGWEGKHRIPSLFRGLAGMVLCMMLAACAGTGGDRARHAAPATISLDPAQRTEVVMTALGLLDAQYRYGGAVRTTGFDCSGLVAYVFAAAAKQSLPHNTAMIAELSRPISRNRLQSGDFVFFNTLGSPNSHMGIYLGDGRFVNAPSSGGRVRIDSLHSPYYRDRFESARTLFKS, encoded by the coding sequence ATGAAGTTACATATTATTGGCATATTTGTTGACAAATGTTCACAAGGCTGGGAAGGAAAACACCGTATTCCCTCCTTGTTTCGCGGTTTGGCGGGCATGGTGCTGTGCATGATGCTCGCGGCGTGTGCGGGCACAGGCGGCGACCGCGCGCGCCACGCTGCGCCCGCCACCATCAGTCTGGACCCTGCACAACGCACGGAGGTAGTGATGACCGCACTAGGCCTCCTGGACGCCCAATACCGCTATGGCGGGGCAGTTCGGACTACAGGATTCGACTGCAGCGGTCTGGTCGCTTATGTGTTTGCCGCCGCCGCAAAACAGTCGCTTCCACACAACACTGCCATGATCGCGGAGCTTTCCCGGCCCATTTCTCGAAATCGCCTGCAGTCGGGGGATTTTGTGTTTTTCAACACTTTGGGTAGCCCCAACTCGCATATGGGCATTTATTTGGGGGACGGACGTTTCGTCAATGCGCCATCCAGCGGAGGACGTGTGCGTATTGACAGCCTACACAGTCCGTATTACAGAGACCGGTTCGAGTCGGCCAGAACGCTTTTCAAGTCTTGA
- the flhC gene encoding flagellar transcriptional regulator FlhC produces MATKSVAREAEEILLATDMIRLGARLQVLQAETSLSYDRLARLYREVRGCSPPKGMLPFSVDWFMTWLPNIHSSMFFSVYQFMEQHTAATKSQALVEAYRLYLEQSSAGRAPDSTDEPVLSFTRAWMLVRFFDSNMVQLSYCGRCKGGFVAHAHDPQNDFVCAICRPPPRAGKTRARAKQLASGPVQVLRSARKAAGQAGSVAG; encoded by the coding sequence ATGGCAACAAAAAGCGTCGCCCGGGAAGCGGAAGAAATCCTCCTGGCCACCGACATGATCCGCCTGGGCGCACGCCTGCAGGTTCTGCAAGCCGAAACCAGCCTCAGCTACGATCGCCTGGCCAGGCTGTATCGCGAAGTCAGGGGCTGCTCGCCCCCTAAAGGTATGCTGCCGTTCTCGGTGGACTGGTTCATGACCTGGCTGCCCAATATCCATTCCAGCATGTTCTTCAGTGTGTACCAGTTCATGGAGCAGCACACCGCAGCGACCAAATCCCAAGCGCTGGTCGAAGCCTACCGGCTTTATCTAGAGCAGTCGTCTGCAGGCAGGGCGCCAGACTCTACGGACGAGCCGGTGCTTAGCTTCACACGGGCCTGGATGCTGGTTCGCTTCTTCGATAGCAATATGGTCCAGTTGTCGTATTGCGGACGTTGCAAGGGCGGCTTTGTGGCTCATGCGCACGACCCGCAAAATGATTTCGTATGCGCTATTTGCCGTCCGCCTCCCCGCGCCGGGAAAACCCGTGCACGCGCCAAGCAATTGGCGTCCGGTCCTGTGCAAGTATTGCGCAGCGCCCGCAAGGCGGCAGGCCAGGCCGGCTCGGTCGCCGGCTAG
- the flhD gene encoding flagellar transcriptional regulator FlhD encodes MPVTDNSLLNDIQEVNLSYLMLAQRLLRENFAAGMYRLGFDSDVAEIVMRLSPAQLVKLSASNALVCKFRLNDYDLLSSLTQNVLGGVLQQAHSTILLSQQAANQPA; translated from the coding sequence ATGCCCGTTACAGACAACTCGTTACTTAACGATATTCAAGAAGTCAATTTGTCTTACCTGATGCTCGCCCAGCGTTTGCTGCGCGAGAATTTCGCAGCAGGCATGTACCGGCTGGGTTTCGATTCGGACGTTGCCGAAATCGTCATGCGCCTGTCGCCGGCTCAACTTGTAAAGCTATCGGCCTCGAACGCGCTGGTGTGCAAGTTCAGGCTTAACGACTACGACCTGCTTTCTTCACTGACGCAGAACGTGCTGGGCGGGGTGCTGCAACAAGCGCACTCGACCATCCTGCTGTCGCAGCAAGCTGCCAATCAGCCTGCATAG
- the motB gene encoding flagellar motor protein MotB: MKKNEPRIVVRRRRPQVEVKHNDSWKIAYADFVTAMMAFFLVMWLVSLVPQKDLQEIAEYFRMPLMTAVKGGSRNETGSSVIPAGDSSVIPNPSPIQSRGDERTEGDLRDTERLENLKAELETLIETDPILRQFRPQLLLDMTPDGLRIQIIDKQNRPMFATGSAQVQSYMRDILRQLGPVFNRLENTISIAGHTDSLQYASGEREYSNWELSADRANAARKELVAGGMEEAKIKRILGLSSSVSLIKDNPAAAVNRRISIVVLNQRAERRIDAQNASGDSATNVQELLAPISGQDLYLPGLPELPVSNW; the protein is encoded by the coding sequence ATGAAGAAGAACGAGCCGCGTATCGTCGTCCGGCGCAGGCGACCACAAGTCGAAGTCAAGCATAACGACAGCTGGAAGATCGCCTACGCCGACTTCGTGACGGCCATGATGGCTTTCTTCCTGGTGATGTGGCTGGTGTCGCTGGTGCCGCAAAAAGATCTACAGGAAATCGCCGAGTACTTCCGCATGCCGCTGATGACTGCGGTAAAGGGCGGCAGCCGGAACGAGACCGGCAGCAGCGTGATCCCGGCTGGAGATTCCAGCGTCATTCCCAATCCCAGCCCCATCCAGTCGCGCGGCGATGAGCGCACCGAAGGCGATCTGCGCGACACCGAGCGCCTGGAGAACCTGAAAGCCGAGCTGGAAACCCTGATCGAAACTGATCCCATACTGCGCCAGTTCCGTCCCCAGCTATTGCTGGACATGACGCCCGACGGCTTGCGTATTCAGATCATCGACAAGCAGAATCGGCCGATGTTTGCCACGGGCAGCGCACAGGTTCAATCGTATATGCGCGACATCCTGCGTCAGCTCGGTCCGGTGTTCAATCGGCTTGAAAATACAATAAGTATTGCTGGACATACGGATTCGTTACAATATGCGTCCGGCGAGCGGGAATACAGCAATTGGGAACTTTCCGCAGATCGGGCCAATGCTGCACGCAAGGAACTCGTGGCAGGGGGGATGGAAGAGGCAAAGATCAAACGCATTCTCGGCCTTTCGTCCTCCGTCAGCCTGATTAAAGATAATCCGGCCGCTGCCGTAAACCGGCGTATCAGCATTGTTGTATTAAACCAGCGTGCTGAACGACGCATTGATGCACAAAATGCATCTGGCGATTCGGCTACCAACGTGCAGGAACTCCTGGCTCCAATTTCCGGGCAAGACCTGTATTTGCCCGGCCTTCCCGAGCTGCCTGTCTCCAACTGGTAG
- the motA gene encoding flagellar motor stator protein MotA produces the protein MFIIVGFAIVFVSVFGSYVMLGGHLGALYQPFEFVLIAGAALGAYIASSSGKSVKLLIASMPLIVRKSPYSKELYMELMALLYVLLNKARRDGLMSIESDIEEPETSPIFTEYPRILRDENLMEFITDYMRLMVSGNMSSYEIETLMDQEIEAHFQERNVPTHSLRAVADALPAFGIVAAVLGVIKALASVDQPPAVLADLISKAMVGTFLGVLLAYGFVAPLAASVERRSVASMKVLECIKVTLLASMNGYPPQLAVEFGRKVLYSHVRPSFMELEDHVRQTRATGKKA, from the coding sequence GTGTTTATTATCGTAGGGTTTGCGATCGTTTTCGTATCGGTCTTTGGCAGTTATGTCATGCTGGGCGGGCACCTGGGTGCCCTGTACCAACCCTTCGAGTTCGTGCTGATCGCCGGCGCCGCCCTGGGCGCCTACATCGCCTCGAGCAGTGGCAAATCGGTAAAGCTGCTGATCGCTTCTATGCCGCTGATCGTGCGCAAGAGCCCCTACAGCAAAGAGCTGTATATGGAGCTGATGGCATTGCTCTATGTCCTGCTGAATAAAGCGCGGCGCGACGGCCTGATGTCCATCGAGTCGGATATCGAAGAGCCCGAAACCAGCCCCATCTTTACCGAGTATCCGCGCATTTTGCGTGATGAAAACCTGATGGAGTTCATTACCGACTACATGCGCCTGATGGTCAGCGGCAACATGAGCTCTTACGAGATCGAAACCCTGATGGATCAGGAGATCGAGGCCCACTTCCAGGAGCGTAACGTGCCTACGCACTCTCTGCGCGCCGTGGCCGACGCCTTGCCGGCGTTTGGTATTGTGGCGGCCGTCCTGGGCGTCATCAAGGCGCTGGCGTCGGTCGATCAACCGCCGGCCGTGCTGGCCGATCTGATCTCCAAGGCCATGGTCGGTACCTTTCTGGGCGTTTTGCTGGCTTATGGTTTCGTGGCGCCGCTGGCCGCTTCGGTCGAACGGCGCTCCGTCGCGTCCATGAAAGTGCTGGAATGCATCAAGGTCACCCTGCTGGCCAGCATGAACGGCTATCCGCCGCAACTGGCTGTCGAGTTCGGGCGCAAGGTGCTGTATTCACACGTGCGGCCCTCATTCATGGAACTGGAAGATCACGTTCGGCAAACCCGCGCGACCGGCAAGAAGGCATAG